A genomic segment from Malus domestica chromosome 05, GDT2T_hap1 encodes:
- the LOC103436484 gene encoding ABSCISIC ACID-INSENSITIVE 5-like protein 5, translating to MGSNFNFKSFGEAPPVEGNGGRAGGSFGLARQSSVYSLTFDEFQNTIGGLGKDYGSMNMDELLKNIGTAEETQGMTATSGVGREVNAPGGNLQRQGSLTLPRTLSQKTVDEVWKNLIRETTDDKYNNVAAGSNLPQRQQTLGEMTLEDFLVKAGVVREDIQPPVVRPNNGGFYGELYRPNNNVGLASGFQQPNISNGILGNRVADNKNSVPIQSPTLALNVGGVRTSQQQTLQLPPQQQPLFPKPTTVAFAPSMHLVNNAQLSIPRTRGPMAGVVEPSINTAFSQAGGFPGAGIGAVGLGTGGGAVATRSPANQISPDVIAKSSGDTSSLSPVPYMFNRGRKCSGAVEKVVERRQRRMIKNRESAARSRARKQAYTLELEAEVAKLKEMNEELQKKQEEIVEMQKDQMLETMKRQWGGKRQCLRRTLTGPW from the exons ATGGGGTCTAATTTCAACTTCAAGAGCTTTGGTGAAGCACCACCAGTGGAAGGCAATGGTGGGAGGGCAGGAGGAAGTTTTGGATTGGCGCGGCAGTCTTCGGTGTACTCATTGACGTTTGATGAGTTCCAGAACACGATAGGTGGACTTGGGAAGGATTATGGATCAATGAACATGGATGAACTGTTGAAAAATATAGGGACCGCTGAGGAGACTCAAGGCATGACGGCTACTTCTGGGGTCGGAAGGGAAGTAAATGCCCCGGGGGGTAATTTGCAGAGACAAGGTTCGTTAACGTTGCCGCGAACGCTTAGTCAGAAAACGGTTGATGAGGTTTGGAAAAATTTGATTAGAGAGACTACTGATGATAAGTATAATAATGTTGCTGCCGGTTCGAATTTGCCACAGAGACAACAAACTTTGGGAGAGATGACTTTGGAGGACTTTTTGGTGAAAGCAGGGGTCGTGAGAGAAGATATACAGCCACCAGTTGTAAGGCCTAATAATGGTGGATTCTATGGTGAATTATACCGTCCTAATAACAACGTTGGTTTGGCTTCCGGCTTTCAACAACCGAATATAAGCAACGGTATTTTGGGGAATCGAGTTGCGGACAACAAAAATTCAGTTCCAATTCAATCTCCTACTTTAGCACTTAATGTTGGTGGAGTGAGAACTTCTCAGCAACAAACGCTGCAGTTGCCCCCACAACAGCAGCCACTCTTCCCCAAGCCTACAACCGTGGCGTTTGCCCCTTCTATGCATTTGGTAAACAATGCTCAGCTAAGTATCCCAAGAACTAGGGGACCAATGGCTGGGGTTGTGGAACCTTCTATTAACACCGCTTTCTCTCAAGCTGGAGGGTTTCCGGGTGCAGGAATTGGCGCGGTTGGTTTGGGCACTGGGGGCGGTGCAGTTGCAACAAGATCTCCTGCAAATCAGATATCACCGGATGTAATTGCTAAGAGCAGTGGGGATACATCTTCATTGTCGCCGGTACCTTACATGTTTAACCGGGGAAGGAAGTGCAGTGGAGCTGTGGAGAAAGTAGTTGAGAGAAGGCAAAGGAGAATGATAAAAAACAGAGAATCTGCTGCAAGGTCTCGCGCTCGTAAACAG GCCTATACCTTAGAACTAGAGGCAGAAGTTGCAAAACTTAAAGAAATGAACGAAGAATTACAGAAAAAACAG GAGGAAATTGTGGAAATGCAGAAAGATCAG ATGTTGGAGACAATGAAGCGGCAATGGGGAGGTAAAAGGCAATGCTTACGACGAACATTGACAGGCCCTTGGTAA